One Maribacter sp. HTCC2170 genomic window, CTGGCGTAACATATAAGCGAAGTCGCGAAGCAAGAAAGCACGAATCAGAAAAAACAGGTGGAGGTAGTTTTTACGATAAAGTTTACGATGCAGAAAGGCCAGAGTTATTTTTCAAGGCTATGGCCAATAGGATTGTGGGTGACAAGGAATTTGTTCGAATTAGACAAGACTCAAATTGGAATGTTCCGGAACCAGAATTAACACTTTTCGTGAGTTCAATTGGAAGTATTGAAGGATACACTATAGGAAATGACATGAGCTCACGAAGTATTGAAGGGGAGAACCCACTCTACTTACCACAAGCCAAAACCTATGATGGTTGTGCGGCATTAGGCCCTTGCATTTATGTTCCTCAAAAACCGATTGACCCTAAAACAATTATTTCAATGCAAATTCTCCGAGAATCTGAAGTTATTTTCGAAGGAGACGTTTCTATTGATAATATGAAAAGAAAGCACGAAGAGTTGGTGGGGTTTTTATTTAGGGAATGCAAGTTTCCTAAAGGATGCTTCTTAATGACAGGAACTGGGATAGTGCCACCAGATGATTTTACCCTTAGAAGTCGGGATGAAATTAGAATAAGTATAGAACCAATAGGTATGTTGACAAATTTTGTGGCCTGATAGTTTAATGAATGATATGAAATTTTAATATAGAATAGAAAAACAGGATAGGATGGAAAAATCAAAATCTAAAAAACAAAAATCGGAACAGGTATTAGCTCCGTTGTCACGAAGAAAGTTTATTTCAAGCACGGCATTGACCGTCGGGGCCATCAGTATTATACCTAGACATGTGTTGGGCCAAGGATTCATTGCTCCAAGTGATAAGATTAATTTAGGTTTTATAGGTTTGGGAAAACAGACTAATGGCCTAGCAAGGCGCTTCGTTGATAGTACCAGTTCACAAATAGTTGCGGGTTGTGATGTTTGGACTACAAAAACCGCCGCTTTTGAAAAACACGTTGGGAAGCTTTATGCAAAAGAAAGAAAAGTTAAAAAATACAAGGGGCTTACAAGCTATTCGGATTATAAAGAACTATTGGCCAGAAAGGATATTGATGCAGTGGTCATTGCAACCCCTGATCATTGGCATGCCATACAGGCCATTGATGCCATGGAAGCCGGTAAGGATGTTTATTGCGAAAAACCCTTGACACATAGAATCACAGAAGGGATGGACCTTGTGAAAGCAACTGAAAGAACTGGGAAGATTTTACAAACCGGAAGTATGCAACGTTCTGGTGATAATTTTAGAAAAGCATGCGAACTGGTTCGTAATGGCTATTTAGGTGATATTAGTAAAGTATTGGTAAATGTTGGTGATCCTGCTGTAGATTATAATATGGAGGAAGAACCAGTACCAAAAGAATTGAATTGGAATAGTTGGTGTGGTCCAGCTCCACTTTTACCATATAACCATAGATTGGCTCCGTCCCGTAACGATGTAGATTTTTGGCCAGACTTTAGATTGTTCAAGGAAGTAGGAGGAGGCATACTTTGTGATTGGGGTGCCCATATGTTCGATATTGCCCAATGGGCTCTGGGTATGGATAAGACAGGCCCCGTGAGATATATACCACCTGCAGATAAAACCTCAGTTCGTGGATTACGAATGTTCTATGCAAATGGTGTTGAAATGGTTCACGAGGATTTTGGAAGAGGTTGGGGAGTTCGTTTTATAGGTAGTGAAGGTTCGATGGATATAAGCCGTAGTTTTTTTGAGACTGACCCATTGAATATAAAAACGGCAGAATTAAAAGATTCTGATATTCGCCTTTATAATACACATGGCAACCACTATCAAGATTGGTTAGATTCAATTAAGAATAGAACACAGCCAATTTGTGATGCCGAAACCGGACATAGATCTGCAACTATTTGCAACATTGCGAATATTGCTTATCAATTGGGTCGTGATTTGGAATGGGATCCTTCTAAAGAGCAATTTAAAGGTGATGCAGAGGCAAATGCCATGCGGCACAGAGAAAACAGAGAATATTAATTATGATTTAGGACATATTTTACCAAATTATTTCTATCTAAATATCCATCAAGAATTAGATTCTTGGTGGATATTTAATTCGCTAAGCTTTTAAAGCTAGGTCTTTAGCACAAAAAACTTGTTAGAGTTTTAATGTGAATCCTTTCTTTTGCAACCACCCTGTAAAAACCACTACCAAAAGGGCAAAACAAAAAGAACCAACAAGTCCTATTGTCCCATCATTCAAAAATTCAGGTAATTCAATACCGGTTAAATTTCGAATGGGGTAGGAGAAGTACGGAATCAAATAGCAGGTTAGGGTTGCCGTACCTGCGGGAACAATGACTTTTGCCCAAGAACTCTGTTTTTTGATATCGATGAGGTAATAAAGAACAACGAATGACAAAAAACCAATTCCGGTACAGACCATAAGCCAAGAAGGAGTTCCCGGCACTTTAGATATTCCCCAAAAATGCCTAGTAAGTAAACCAGTTGCAATATTTAATATTCCTAAAACAGAAAGTATCGACAATGCCTTTGCCATGCTTTCTTTGGAGACTTTTTGAAAAATGAGTGAAGCAATGATTCCTGCCGTTGTAAATGCAGGTATTGTTCCAGAATACCAAGTAGAAAAATAAGAGAATGAAGAAGGAATGTTATTTAAATAACCCGTGACAGCTGCAACCGATAAAATATTGAATATCAGCCACATAAATACTAGTAACATTAAATTTTCTTTAGTGAAAAGATACGCTATGGCATTAATTGAATAAGCCCAACCAATTAATCCAAGTATACCCCACCATTGAGGACTCATCATTTCTTCACCATCGGATCCGCCTTTGTACAAAAAAGCAAGCCCAATTAAAATAATCCAGCCTAACATTTGAAGATAATTATGCCATTTTCGAGGAATAGGGCTTTTTTTCCATAACATCCATATAAGTGAAACCCCTATGGCCATTATCAAGCACCATAACCATTTTCCCAACCCTAAAACTTCATGATGGGTTTCATAGTTGACCATAAACACGCCTATGATCAATAAAGAAATTGACCTAATTACGATATGTTTGAACATGATAGACCTAGGTTCGCCCTTGGCCATTCTATTATTAATGGCGAATGGAATACTTAGGCCTACAATAAAGAGAAAAAGGGGAAAGATTATATCTGAAAACCCGAGGTAATCTTCATTGGGTTTAGCATGAGTAAGCCATTTAGGAACCTGGGTCAGCGTCCAAAAATCGTTCACCCAAATCATCAATAGCATGGTGAGCGCACGTAAAACATCAATTGATGCTATACGCAAGGTTTTTGATTTCTCCATAAATTAATTCTCTAATGCTTTGGCAATAGCCATTTCGGCAAGTGGAGCCATAACTTCATAGCCTAGTCTTGTTGGATGGACTTCATCTTCAGCGTATTTTTTGGGTAAACCATTTCGCTCATCCGCCATTGATGAAAAATAATCAAGATATATATGCCCATTGGTTGAGGCATAATCTTTCAACATCTTATTCAGGGATATTATTTTATTGGCAGGTTCAAGCCCAGGTTTCCAGGGATAATCGTATGCCGGCAGGGTAGAAGAGAGTACGACCTTGATATCATTACCTTTTGCAAGCTCAGCCATTGATTTTATATTGTCGGCAATCATTTCCAGTGTCGAAGGACCTGTGTTTCCAGCAATATCATTGGTACCGGCTAGAATTACCACAACTTTGGGTTGAAGGGCTATTACATCTTGCCTAAAACGCACAAGCATCTGAGGTGTGGTTTGACCTCCGATTCCACGGTTGATATAAGGTTTGTTTTCAAAGTATTCGGGCATGGAATGTAACCAACCTATTGTAATTGAGTTTCCCATAAAAACTACTCGGTTCTCGTTTTCGTTAGGTGGCGCAATTTTCTCATTGGCAGCTCTAAAATGTTCTAAATTGGCCCAGTCCTGGGCATTGGTAATTCCTATCATGAAAAGGAAAATAATTAAAATTTTGAATTTCATTGAGTCAGTTTTCTAATATAAATGGTCTGCGTGATGAGTAAATAAAGATAATGAAATATGTTACTTTAAGAAATATTGGCAAACAAAAAGCCCTGACCATATGGTCAGGGCTTCAACACTAATATATAAAAAGATTACTCACATTCAATATCTTCACCATCGGTGTCCCAGCAATGCCAAAGTTCATCTTCGAAGTGGGAAGGAGCCATTACTCGACCATTATACATGCTACTGTTCCATTCAATACTAACATCTACAAAATCTTCCATTTGTAAATCATACACATGAAGGTCATAGAAAACATCATAATCACCTTCTTGTAAACCGTATTCCAAATAACTGTCTTTAAAAGTATCGGCTATACCATCGTCATTCATTTCACGTACCCAAGTATATTTTATACTGCCTATTTCTTCATTTTCTATACTCCATTCAATATCTATCATACGATTTGGTCGTTCATGACTTTGGTACAATGTCCATGCTCCACTTTTACCATCAAGATCTGAGACCCCTGAAAACCATAGGAATTCATCAAAAGAGCCAACTCCAGCTTTGGTCACATACATTTTCCAGACAACCTCGTCGGTCATCAATTCACCAGTGAGCCTTGCTGTATATTCGCTTGTAAATCCATCAACAGTATACTCCCATTGCCAAGTATTTTCTCCTAGAAACTCTGCTTTATGTTTAAACGCGCTACTAAAAGAGGCTACGGGTACCGCCAAATTTGTAAAAAGGGCAGTGTTCCAAATTCCAACAACCAATCGTGGATACAGCCAATTTCCACCAACTTTGGCTGTCGAAGCTTGTTTGCCGGATGCCGAATCATCGAGAAAATTGCCTAAATCAATGGCCATAGATTCAAATGGGGGTAATTGTAAGGCTTCGTTCTGTAAATCATCGTTATCATCAGACTTGTTGCATGAAACAGCAAATACTAACGTAAGAGCCAATAGTGCATAAATAATTTTAGTTTTCATAACGTTTGGGATTTATACTTAATATCCTCTATAACGAAAACTTGTCATCGAAATTGCACTTTTACAGGTGTTTTTTAGTTAAAAAAATGGTCCAAAAGTTGCATGATACTTCAGGAATAAAAGGGGTTATCCTGCGAACGGTGTATTTGTGTTACAGCCGGGTTTATTGAATAAAAAAAGCAGAAGAGACAAAAAAAATGTCTTCTGCTTTTTTATAGGCCGGTACCTATTCTGTTGCTAGAATCTGTGTATAAGCCTTAATTCTAATCTACAATTCTATTATAAGTTAATATTTGGCACTTTTGCCACCCGATGTAGTTCTTTTGATAAACTCCCGAATATCATTGTTGGCATTTTTAAGATCCTCGCGACGCAAGTACATCATATGCCCACTTCGATATCCTTTAAAGTCAAAACGATCTTTCATTTTTCCACTAGGGTCAACTTGCCACATGGTATATTTTGCATTAAAATATGTAGTGGCGCCATCATAATAACCGGATTGAACCAAAACATTCAAATATGGATTTTGCGCCATGGCTTGTCGCAGATTATCGCGAGTATCGTCATTTTCATTGTTCCATGGACGAACAGGACCGAACATATTGTATTTGATATCAGTCTTGAATTTCAATTCTTCTTGCAAATAATAATTTATGGCTGGTGTAAAACTATGTAGCCAAGAGGTAAGTTCGGCACTATAATCTGGCCTTGAACCAAACTGCTGCCGATCAATACCCAAATATCTGGAATCAAGTCTTCCTATATTGAATCCTTTATCTTTTAACAGGTTCTTCCAGAAATACCCTGTGGGTACCACAAGATTATGATCAAGTATTTCTTTTTCTGAAAGCCCTGAATAATGAGCCATTTTTTTGGCAACGGAATTTTTCTCTGTTTCACCAATGAAACCACCTTTTGCAATGGCAGGGATCAATGTATTTATGGTATAGTCCTCTGCTTCAGGTAGAATTTCCAGTAAATCCTTGTTTTGAAGCGCAGTCGGTAATGCCTTATGATGCCAAGCAGCGGCCGTGTAATAAGGTAAATTCATTGCGTCGGAAACTGGCCCACCCGTTCTAATGACTTTATAATCGGCAGGAGAAACCATAATTACTCCATTCAAATACATCCATTGTTGATTCTGTAATGCCAAAGAAAGCCCCATTACCCTAGTGCCTCCATAGCTTTCCCCAATAATATATTTAGGTGAGCGCCATCTATTGTTTCTAGTAACAAAAGTGTTCAGCCATTCTGCCAAATATTTGATATCTGCATTAATCCCAAAGAATTTGTCCCGGTCAACATCTTTCCCTGTTGCCGGTATAGTACGTGAATAGCCTGTATTCGCCGGGTTTACATAAACAATATCTGTCACATCCAATACAGAATACGGATTGTGTTTAACCCCATAAGGTTGTACAGGGTACCCTTCATCATCAATCTTCAAAATTCTAGGGCCAGTATAAGCCAAATGCATCCAAACTGAACCAGAACCTGGGCCTCCGTTAAAAGAAATCAATAAAGGTCTTGAAGCGCGATCTTTGACGTTGTTTCTAGTGTAATAGGTATAATGTAATGATGCAATCGGTTTTCCTTCATCGTCCCAGACTGGTTGTGTGCCTGTTTTGGCAGTATAATTTACAGATGTTCCATTAATAGTTACATTGTGCTGCGTTGTTATAACCGTGTCTATCGGTAATTTACGTTCTTGTGCCGTTGAGATTAAAAAGCCTATAAGAAGGCATAAAGTAAGTAGTGCTTTTTTCATTTTCAGGTTGATTTTGTAGAAGATTAAATGTAGCGAATTTGATTGATGCTGAAAAATTTTACCTCCTGAAATTAAAACTTCTCAAAAACACCAAGGCCAAATAGGGCAAAGTCATATTTTACGGGGTCTTGAGGGTCAAGTTGACGTAACGAGGCATCTAGTTCCGCCAAAGCTTTGGCGTCGTTTTGTTTTCTTTTTAAGAGTTTGAGTTTGCGTGCGACATTTCCCGAATGTACATCTAAAGGGCAGGACAATTGAGAGG contains:
- a CDS encoding fumarylacetoacetate hydrolase family protein, producing the protein MKVFKTKQGIIIKKGNQFYRAVQSDWDSFMNRVGLHSLIQNEIENLDPLELQDLGKDVLKPIGSHEIWASGVTYKRSREARKHESEKTGGGSFYDKVYDAERPELFFKAMANRIVGDKEFVRIRQDSNWNVPEPELTLFVSSIGSIEGYTIGNDMSSRSIEGENPLYLPQAKTYDGCAALGPCIYVPQKPIDPKTIISMQILRESEVIFEGDVSIDNMKRKHEELVGFLFRECKFPKGCFLMTGTGIVPPDDFTLRSRDEIRISIEPIGMLTNFVA
- a CDS encoding Gfo/Idh/MocA family protein; its protein translation is MEKSKSKKQKSEQVLAPLSRRKFISSTALTVGAISIIPRHVLGQGFIAPSDKINLGFIGLGKQTNGLARRFVDSTSSQIVAGCDVWTTKTAAFEKHVGKLYAKERKVKKYKGLTSYSDYKELLARKDIDAVVIATPDHWHAIQAIDAMEAGKDVYCEKPLTHRITEGMDLVKATERTGKILQTGSMQRSGDNFRKACELVRNGYLGDISKVLVNVGDPAVDYNMEEEPVPKELNWNSWCGPAPLLPYNHRLAPSRNDVDFWPDFRLFKEVGGGILCDWGAHMFDIAQWALGMDKTGPVRYIPPADKTSVRGLRMFYANGVEMVHEDFGRGWGVRFIGSEGSMDISRSFFETDPLNIKTAELKDSDIRLYNTHGNHYQDWLDSIKNRTQPICDAETGHRSATICNIANIAYQLGRDLEWDPSKEQFKGDAEANAMRHRENREY
- a CDS encoding heparan-alpha-glucosaminide N-acetyltransferase domain-containing protein, with translation MEKSKTLRIASIDVLRALTMLLMIWVNDFWTLTQVPKWLTHAKPNEDYLGFSDIIFPLFLFIVGLSIPFAINNRMAKGEPRSIMFKHIVIRSISLLIIGVFMVNYETHHEVLGLGKWLWCLIMAIGVSLIWMLWKKSPIPRKWHNYLQMLGWIILIGLAFLYKGGSDGEEMMSPQWWGILGLIGWAYSINAIAYLFTKENLMLLVFMWLIFNILSVAAVTGYLNNIPSSFSYFSTWYSGTIPAFTTAGIIASLIFQKVSKESMAKALSILSVLGILNIATGLLTRHFWGISKVPGTPSWLMVCTGIGFLSFVVLYYLIDIKKQSSWAKVIVPAGTATLTCYLIPYFSYPIRNLTGIELPEFLNDGTIGLVGSFCFALLVVVFTGWLQKKGFTLKL
- a CDS encoding SGNH/GDSL hydrolase family protein; translated protein: MKFKILIIFLFMIGITNAQDWANLEHFRAANEKIAPPNENENRVVFMGNSITIGWLHSMPEYFENKPYINRGIGGQTTPQMLVRFRQDVIALQPKVVVILAGTNDIAGNTGPSTLEMIADNIKSMAELAKGNDIKVVLSSTLPAYDYPWKPGLEPANKIISLNKMLKDYASTNGHIYLDYFSSMADERNGLPKKYAEDEVHPTRLGYEVMAPLAEMAIAKALEN
- a CDS encoding S10 family peptidase gives rise to the protein MKKALLTLCLLIGFLISTAQERKLPIDTVITTQHNVTINGTSVNYTAKTGTQPVWDDEGKPIASLHYTYYTRNNVKDRASRPLLISFNGGPGSGSVWMHLAYTGPRILKIDDEGYPVQPYGVKHNPYSVLDVTDIVYVNPANTGYSRTIPATGKDVDRDKFFGINADIKYLAEWLNTFVTRNNRWRSPKYIIGESYGGTRVMGLSLALQNQQWMYLNGVIMVSPADYKVIRTGGPVSDAMNLPYYTAAAWHHKALPTALQNKDLLEILPEAEDYTINTLIPAIAKGGFIGETEKNSVAKKMAHYSGLSEKEILDHNLVVPTGYFWKNLLKDKGFNIGRLDSRYLGIDRQQFGSRPDYSAELTSWLHSFTPAINYYLQEELKFKTDIKYNMFGPVRPWNNENDDTRDNLRQAMAQNPYLNVLVQSGYYDGATTYFNAKYTMWQVDPSGKMKDRFDFKGYRSGHMMYLRREDLKNANNDIREFIKRTTSGGKSAKY